TGTAGGATGCGACATTACATTAGATGAAGAAAGCGAAGATGGTGCAATTAGAACGACAGAAAGAAGATGTAAATTAAATGTTGAAGCACCATATATtctgaaaaaagtaaatatttggataaatatatttttagaaaaaattcttcgattttatttgacatatatatctataataattttctaataatttttgtatgcTCATAGATCATTGGAGtagattttgtttattttattcaaaagaatatattaaataggcGCAAGAGCGTTTTGGAAATAGAGGCATACAATGAGAGCTTCTCTTCTAGAGTAACAGTTCTTGAAAAATGTAGATACTTTGTAAGTAACatatacgaattatttataatattattatttataaaattatttgtacatttattatttaaatatatttaagattcATCCTGAAAATTCAGAATGGACTTGCTTTGAACAAACTGCAAGTTTAGATATTAAGAACTTCTTTGGATTTGAGAATTCAATGGAAAAGTTGGCAATGAAGCAATATGctcaaaatatttcaaaggtaaataattatatagaaacaatttttaatcgttaatctGACAgttctaaatataatatataaatttaatgatattagggaaaagaaataattgaatattttatcaatcaattaaaagaagaaggtatAACTTACGTAGCTCCTTGGAGAGATCTGGAAGAAGAAACtgctaaagaaaaagagtaagtattaatatattaatatagtaaaatataattgttgcAAATGATAGGTACATATGTTAAAATGGGGCTATACCACAGAAGAGCACGGCAAGATCCAAGAGCACCTCTCTTTATTTGTGAAAACATTTTTGAAGTCTCCCTTCTTAAAacatgtctctttctctttttaatttgcagcagttaaaagatattatattgcTCCTAGATTAATATTAGTGAATATAATCAACATCACATTCTTCTACATCTGCAATggttcatttttttatataggaaATATGTGGGTGATAGTAGTGAATTACATAGTGACAAAGAAGTATGTAATGTCGAGAACAAGTTGTCTAGTAATAGAggtattatttgaaaaatatttcttcttttttaattataaaaatacttaaaaaattatttatatatgtaacaattTTGTTTCCATAATTTAGAGATACAGCTCTCATCAGACtatatagaaagatatttaGGAAAACTAGACATGATGCAAGAGAGCAAACTAATACAATTACGACATAGTATAGAAGAATTAAGAGGTAGTTCTGTACCAGCTGATGCAACGCTACTGAGGTTCTTAAGAGCTACAGAATTTTCAGTAGAAAAGGCTAAAGATATGTTGACACAGTCATTACACTGGAGGAAAAAACATCAAATTGACAAACTCCTTGAAGAGTATGAAACTCCTCAAGTAATTAGAGATTATTTTCCAGGTGGTTGGCATCATTTTGATAaaggtaatatataaaatatacgatcttatatttattgattaataattagataaataatacttggagtatttattttttatatagacgGACGACCACTTTATATATTGAGATTAGGTCAAGTTGATGTGAAAGGTCTCCTTAAATCAACTGGAGaagatgaattattattattggtatgTTATATTAgttgatatttttgttttattgatattttttgattGAAATGGCAATATATACAAGAAcactcattattattactataaacaCAGGCATTGCATATTTGTGAAGAAGGACTTCTTTTAATGGATGAGGCCACTACTGTCTGGGGCCATCCAGTTTCACAATGGTCTTTGCTAATTGATTTAGAAGGTCTAAATATGCGCCATCTTTGGAGACCTGGTATAaaggtataaataattttgaagaagaacatatgtataattaacgtatattcttttacaaattaacattaaagcataataataaaaatatactaacTTTTTAGACACTTTTACGAATTATTGAAATAGTAGAAGCGAATTATCCCGAAACAATGGGACGTGTTCTCATTATACGGGCACCCAGATGTTTTCCTATATTATGGACCCTCATCAGTACATTCATTCGTAAGAATATACaaaagtttatattatatagttaattaatccattaatttttgttataatttatattattttattattttggttGTAGATgaaaatacgagaaaaaaattcatattctaTTGTGGTACAGACTACCAAGAACAAGGAGAAGGTGGTCTCAGCGATTATATAGAATCAGAATTTATTCCTGACTTTTTAGGTGGTTCATCTGAGGtaatattactgttatttaatattatatttttttttcacagttTTATCATCTATAGAGAGATCTTCGATAAAacgtgaaattttatttcaacgaaCTCGTAAAATTATTGCTTTAAACAAATTAGTTTAAAGATAACGTTATAGTTTGAGACAGATTTATTTTAACagtataatcgatatataatagttaatttATTAACTGCTAGGAAAGTATATATGAAGTATTCACGGTACCtcgaagatattatattttcgacGCTGCAGCCAGCAATCTTACAGACAGTGTaagattatatatgaaatttatgttCTATTTGTTGTAAAATTTACACTGTTTCAATCAATGCAAAATCTAAAATAGTAACATAAAGTGTAATGTATCTCACTTATGCACTTTAAAGGTCCACTATGTTTATAGTATTCTATTGCATCATATATAtggtataaatgaaaattatttaatacattcatttattaaaaaaagaatcattttattaGTTAATCGTACGTTATCACAGATATTAAGAACTTGtgatcaaaagaaattttttttcattagttcGTACTACTAATATAGTACCAGATATGTTTcgcaaatttattatacataataatgatataaaattgatcaaaTGAATGACTTATTTATCATCTATTcgaaataatagatttatataatggAAGGCGGAGTTGTGccaaaaaatttgtataaagtTGATCCAGAGAATACAGCTTGCGAACACGAGCATAGTTTGTATCATTCTATCAGTTTGAGTCGCGGACAAAGTCATCACGTTACGATTCAATGCGATGATCCAGGAGCTGTTCTTACATGGGACTTTGACGTAATGCGACACAATGTAATATTTACTGTGTTACATAAACCGAAAGATCATGATACTAATCTTTCCACGGGtaaattttagatatttaaacatttcgctgcataaaaaaatgattgaacGATTATATAATTGCATATAATTTTGGTTACAGAAATTTCGGAATTTATGCCATGTAATGATCATGAAATAACTATGTCAAAAGAATCAAAAGAAGGCTTTGTAAAAGTGGAACCAAGTATTGTATGTCATGATGGTGAAAGCATTCAG
Above is a genomic segment from Vespa velutina chromosome 13, iVesVel2.1, whole genome shotgun sequence containing:
- the LOC124953894 gene encoding protein real-time isoform X2, whose amino-acid sequence is MVQQYQSPVRVYKHPFALVMMAYERRFPTCPQIPVFVGCDITLDEESEDGAIRTTERRCKLNVEAPYILKKIIGVDFVYFIQKNILNRRKSVLEIEAYNESFSSRVTVLEKCRYFIHPENSEWTCFEQTASLDIKNFFGFENSMEKLAMKQYAQNISKGKEIIEYFINQLKEEGITYVAPWRDLEEETAKEKEKYVGDSSELHSDKEVCNVENKLSSNREIQLSSDYIERYLGKLDMMQESKLIQLRHSIEELRGSSVPADATLLRFLRATEFSVEKAKDMLTQSLHWRKKHQIDKLLEEYETPQVIRDYFPGGWHHFDKDGRPLYILRLGQVDVKGLLKSTGEDELLLLALHICEEGLLLMDEATTVWGHPVSQWSLLIDLEGLNMRHLWRPGIKTLLRIIEIVEANYPETMGRVLIIRAPRCFPILWTLISTFIHENTRKKFIFYCGTDYQEQGEGGLSDYIESEFIPDFLGGSSEIYIMEGGVVPKNLYKVDPENTACEHEHSLYHSISLSRGQSHHVTIQCDDPGAVLTWDFDVMRHNVIFTVLHKPKDHDTNLSTEISEFMPCNDHEITMSKESKEGFVKVEPSIVCHDGESIQGTHIMQVAGIYILQWQNQEEQGEFLSSISSHKAQLMYFYETLPSVHYRGSMLSLQSAVSGRSVASSSLSR
- the LOC124953894 gene encoding protein real-time isoform X1; this translates as MVQQYQSPVRVYKHPFALVMMAYERRFPTCPQIPVFVGCDITLDEESEDGAIRTTERRCKLNVEAPYILKKIIGVDFVYFIQKNILNRRKSVLEIEAYNESFSSRVTVLEKCRYFIHPENSEWTCFEQTASLDIKNFFGFENSMEKLAMKQYAQNISKGKEIIEYFINQLKEEGITYVAPWRDLEEETAKEKEKYVGDSSELHSDKEVCNVENKLSSNREIQLSSDYIERYLGKLDMMQESKLIQLRHSIEELRGSSVPADATLLRFLRATEFSVEKAKDMLTQSLHWRKKHQIDKLLEEYETPQVIRDYFPGGWHHFDKDGRPLYILRLGQVDVKGLLKSTGEDELLLLALHICEEGLLLMDEATTVWGHPVSQWSLLIDLEGLNMRHLWRPGIKTLLRIIEIVEANYPETMGRVLIIRAPRCFPILWTLISTFIHENTRKKFIFYCGTDYQEQGEGGLSDYIESEFIPDFLGGSSEESIYEVFTVPRRYYIFDAAASNLTDSIYIMEGGVVPKNLYKVDPENTACEHEHSLYHSISLSRGQSHHVTIQCDDPGAVLTWDFDVMRHNVIFTVLHKPKDHDTNLSTEISEFMPCNDHEITMSKESKEGFVKVEPSIVCHDGESIQGTHIMQVAGIYILQWQNQEEQGEFLSSISSHKAQLMYFYETLPSVHYRGSMLSLQSAVSGRSVASSSLSR